In Plasmodium falciparum 3D7 genome assembly, chromosome: 5, the following proteins share a genomic window:
- a CDS encoding mediator of RNA polymerase II transcription subunit 17, putative, which produces MKEQNELEKEEEGKNKNTFSNVNIKVEAYGEGDYRLLRYLPDGSCVFEEIPNEEDKNQKNLQQYAQLFYSVMDKMNQAKVIDENLKNNKEWNKAEEYRILVENDLKELMILFDMLLGTLNYDKGRKFLSFNKCQYNKDSEENKQDLYIAVTSRKELLEKLRDLCEKTKIQIDSINGIIGQKYYLCFINQLIKHWKILNKKYSEMDYMQFDNNFPYVTQLSVEFFFLPSIFWKFSSNPIFLSWPPFPSFSPFKSQYAHLTFSLNYLEEEGDMQNIIKNLSKKEENYISELNYDKELDNSSVKENGEHNDMVDENMEGKDSFLMDSVDNNFDQNGCKNVDDLHKQMYTNNNQKNYKIYYPNIKEDEIKIFNLLDKTSNIKVQFEGIASHFIENNYMLQLDLFPLNVKLNNTLEYSENVLQKKKKIMEKMFPQIVIPKNIIFDQAKKVHEKLSKAQWVLIDKSIFSILAEQANNLKDKNNDITINLDNIQDVHKKIKIHCTQINHQSIEFLIHDIKISSLSNKYIPVDFSLVISYESVDNPNIKDDKSSISEDENTSSGHNKDIDSQYTYNTTKMSKSDKVDNTENIKNSENINNKQVSITIKNNTRDDIVYEKDEAISIDYELIQIFLNLSLSKIRDLFICSWKYFSFELPYYSADIHPLIYQNNFSDYRSNPLITNFFSWFLSSMIKYLRVKEKFIGP; this is translated from the coding sequence ATGAAAGAACAGAACGAATTGGAAAAGGAAgaagaaggaaaaaataaaaatacctTTTCTAACGTTAATATAAAAGTTGAAGCATATGGAGAAGGTGATTATAGATTGTTAAGGTATTTACCTGATGGCTCATGTGTCTTTGAAGAAATACCGAATGAAGAAGACAAAAACCAAAAGAATTTACAACAATATGCTCAGTTGTTTTATTCAGTAATGGATAAGATGAATCAAGCAAAAGTTATTGAtgagaatttaaaaaataataaagaatggAATAAAGCAGAAGAATATCGAATTTTAGTAGAAAATgatttaaaagaattaatgaTATTATTTGATATGTTATTAGGTACACTTAATTATGATAAGGGTAGAAAATTTTTATCCTTTAATAAATgtcaatataataaagattcagaagaaaataaacaagatttatatatagcTGTTACAAGTAGAAAAGAACTTTTAGAGAAGTTAAGAGATTTAtgtgaaaaaacaaaaatacaaATTGATTCAATTAATGGAATTATAggacaaaaatattatctatGTTTTATAAATCAGTTAATTAAACATTGGAAAAtattgaataaaaaatattcagaAATGGATTATATGCaatttgataataattttcctTATGTAACACAATTATCTGTAgaattcttttttcttccttcTATATTTTGGAAATTTTCATCCAAccctatatttttatcttggCCTCCGTTTCCATCCTTTTCACCCTTTAAATCACAATATGCTCATTTAACATTTTCATTAAACTATTTAGAAGAAGAAGGAGATATGCAAAATATAATCAAAAACCTTTCAAAAAAAGAAGAGAATTATATATCAGAATTGAATTATGATAAAGAACTAGACAATTCTAGTGTTAAGGAAAATGGTGAGCATAATGATATGGTTGATGAAAATATGGAGGGAAAGGATTCGTTTCTGATGGATTCagttgataataattttgatcAAAATGGTTGTAAAAATGTAGATGATTTACATAAACAGatgtatacaaataataatcaaaagaattataaaatttattatccGAACATTAAAGAAgacgaaataaaaatatttaatttattagatAAGACAAGTAATATTAAAGTTCAATTTGAAGGAATAGCTTCTCATTTcatagaaaataattatatgttacAATTAGATTTGTTCCCTCTTAatgttaaattaaataatacacTTGAATATAGTGAAAAcgtattacaaaaaaaaaaaaaaataatggaaAAAATGTTTCCACAAATCGTAATTCCAAAGAATATCATTTTTGATCAAGCCAAGAAAGTTCATGAAAAGTTATCTAAAGCACAATGGGTTTTAATAGATAAATccattttttctattttagcTGAACAAGCTAATAATTTAAAGGACAAAAATAATGACATAACAATCAATTTGGATAATATACAAGatgtacataaaaaaattaaaattcatTGTACACAAATAAATCATCAATCAATTGAATTCTTAATTCATGATATCAAAATTTCATCATTGtcgaataaatatattccagTAGATTTCTCTTTAGTTATTTCATATGAATCTGTAGATAATCCAAACATCAAAGATGATAAAAGTAGTATATCCGAAGATGAAAATACTTCTTCGGGTCATAATAAAGATATTGATAGTCAATATACTTATAATACAACTAAAATGAGTAAATCTGACAAAGTAGACAATACCGAAAATATCAAAAATtcagaaaatataaacaacaaGCAAGTTTCAATaactataaaaaataatacacgTGATGATATCGTATATGAAAAAGATGAAGCTATTTCTATAGATTATGaattaatacaaatatttttaaatttatcatTATCCAAAATAAgagatttatttatttgttcatggaaatatttttcttttgaatTACCATATTATTCAGCAGATATACATCCATtaatttatcaaaataatttttctgaTTATAGATCCAATCCATTGATTACAAATTTCTTTTCGTGGTTTTTATCATCAatgattaaatatttaagagTGAAAGAAAAATTCATAGGaccttaa
- a CDS encoding bis(5'-nucleosyl)-tetraphosphatase [asymmetrical], with the protein MKINIIKAFGILLCRLKKYNPVTTGDINKFEFLFLKASYADKHWTPPKGLHENNESGLETAVRETLEETGINKDKYKLLNYQKTLKYNVKDKPKETTYYLAMLLNNEENVILSDEHTDYKWIGSHESDTYNLPESLADLLKEAEEFLNKEQL; encoded by the exons aTGAA aattaatattattaaagcttttggaatattattatgtagacttaaaaaatataatccaGTTACTACAGGAGATATTAATAAGTTTGAATTTCTCTTTTTGAAAGCTTCATATGCAGATAAACATTGGACACCTCCAAAAG GATTgcatgaaaataatgaaagcGGTTTAGAAACAGCAGTAAGAGAAACATTGGAAGAAACTGGAATAAATaaggataaatataaacttCTCAATTATCAAAAg actttaaaatataatgtgaAAGATAAACCAAAAGAGACCACGTATTATTTGGCTATGTTGTTAAATAATGAGGAAAATGTAATTTTATCTGATGAACACACGGATTATAA aTGGATTGGAAGCCATGAATCAGATACGTATAACCTTCCTGAATCCTTAGctgatttattaaaagaagcagaagaatttttaaataaagaacAACTATaa
- a CDS encoding single-stranded DNA-binding protein, putative — translation MKENYMIRHLFKKYGLKCYNSMSKGLLSNIRNGNSIVLYEKNVNKNLMNLLYKKHYNTYKNRVFNSAMYNNTPSNYMNNPENNNMNHLQNNSNYKYENPNNYYQPKYNNNLNNETNENNTTYQYFSIFGSTAMCLIKPIFPDYITNKNKVTIYGKGGFQFVFMRKQSNSNKYDKNNKMNIFIKINSLSNVLSLNDVEKLKNPIIIKGSNNNYLTIDKHKEKKDHIVIKYKYQPSNSPENNFNDMNNMDTDINENMIINDVNDEKRNNFEELHVSFSFSEFLLFQKAANLLLPQLIGWAKQY, via the coding sequence atgaaggaaaattatatgattagACACttatttaagaaatatgGTTTAAAATGCTATAACAGTATGAGTAAAGGGTTGTTAAGTAATATAAGAAATGGAAATTCTATAGTgctatatgaaaaaaatgtaaataagaatttaatgaatttattatataaaaaacattataacacatataaaaatCGAGTTTTCAATTCAgctatgtataataatacaccttcgaattatatgaacaatccagaaaataataatatgaaccatttacaaaataattctaattataaatatgaaaaccCAAATAACTATTATCAaccaaaatataataataatctaaataatgaaactaatgaaaataatacgACGTATCAATATTTCAGTATATTCGGAAGTACAGCTATGTGTCTAATCAAACCCATATTTCCTGATTATATaacaaacaaaaacaaaGTAACTATATATGGTAAAGGTGGATTTCAATTTGTATTTATGAGAAAACAAAGTAATTCTAATAAATATGacaaaaacaataaaatgaatatatttattaaaataaatagttTATCAAATGTTTTATCTTTAAATGATGtagagaaattaaaaaatccTATAATCATCAAAGGGAGTAATAATAACTATTTAACAATTGATAAACataaagagaaaaaagatcatattgtaataaaatataaataccaACCTTCTAATAGTCCTGAAAACAATTTtaatgatatgaataatatggatacagacattaatgaaaatatgattattaatGATGTTAATGATGAAAAGAGAAACAATTTTGAAGAATTGCATGTAAGCTTTTCCTTTTCCGAATTTCTACTCTTTCAAAAAGCTGCTAACTTATTATTACCTCAATTAATAGGATGGGCaaaacaatattaa
- a CDS encoding EELM2 domain-containing protein, putative — MNDYNDKEVYISEEEEEEEQEQEQEQEHEQEQEEEQEEDYEQEQEEEQEEEQVHGIEKNNNEEKSDKRNGHYLEGNHDHDVEELHDDDDDVNHTYVYDNEKYVHKVEDNHLTDNDMIEEDEENDQKRDEDLNEEEEYEHDSNHNNIDIDESNKEESEAEQNLKKEDYDNVDEDKKDNLQKNVAYANTIIKGGRNLRNLNKSSTSFDKTKKEQNNNMNGGGTNFIKTLSDENNLQNNVPHGRRKRKVSKDLNLNNEYVYGTNLNFKHARNVNDDIDEHEESENNHDQNNNEEINEHNQNDDNPIHNDNTNANNDDDDDNNIINNNENVVKTNEKILNGKQTNLRGSHLKLKTNRTKKNKKLSNKLNRNIAKNVNKNNNGRYGNVGRAQASTTQGNEKKVHGTNDNAEYTTHNRGRNSTTTNFTNRHSRVTFNNNNEGTYYAGHNNNTSTSHGNRHNDPHEEAEPKKGKKKRVTEEGSKESGKINVGDSYQVSNLPNFFLCRSELMYKNYDTQENTNDQMCLSCSGLPCHCKVGEATLVYSPIMLERVRERCLKNRGYHKCVKNEIELSAYVQECAKSWKSNIDEWVPFSPEYAYKLLHYANYDPHKAISIMKSSEFSFRKIMDPPTRKYQNKWKPKDKREHISKNPFPSPLTIRTYLSKRHHNSGYHLR, encoded by the exons atgaatgattATAATGACAAAGAAGTTTATATAAGTGAAGAGGAGGAAGAAGAAGAGCAAGAGCAAGAGCAAGAGCAAGAGCATGAACAAGAGCAGGAAGAAGAACAAGAAGAAGATTATGAACAAGAGCAAGAAGAAGAACAAGAAGAAGAACAAGTGCACggaatagaaaaaaataataacgaaGAAAAGTCTGATAAGAGAAATGGACATTATTTGGAAGGAAATCACGATCATGATGTTGAAGAACTTCATGATGATGACGATGATGTAAatcatacatatgtatatgacaatgaaaaatatgtacaCAAGGTAGAAGATAATCATTTAACTGATAATGATATGATAGAAGaggatgaagaaaatgatcaAAAAAGAGACGAGGatttaaatgaagaagaagaatatgAACATGatagtaatcataataatatagacaTTGATGAAagtaataaagaagaaagtGAAGCTGaacaaaatttaaaaaaagaagattatgataatgttgatgaagataaaaaagaCAATTTACAAAAGAATGTTGCTTATGCAAATACCATAATAAAAGGTGGAAGGAATTTACGAAATTTAAATAAGTCAAGTACATCATttgataaaacaaaaaaggaacaaaataataatatgaatggaGGTGGtactaattttattaaaactttatctgatgaaaataatttacaaaataatgtTCCTCATGGTagaaggaaaagaaaagtaTCAAAagatttaaatttaaataatgaatatgtGTATGGGActaatttaaattttaaacATGCCCGTAAtgttaatgatgatatagaTGAACATGAAGAAAGTGAAAACAACCatgatcaaaataataatgaagaaataaatgaGCATAATCAAAATGATGACAATCCTATTcataatgataatacaaatgcaaataatgatgatgatgatgataataatataattaataataatgaaaatgttgTTAAAactaatgaaaaaatattaaatgggAAACAAACCAATTTAAGAGGTAGTCACttgaaattaaaaacaaatagaactaaaaaaaataaaaaactcTCCAATAAATTGAATAGAAATATTGCAAAAAatgtgaataaaaataataatggtagATACGGAAATGTAGGAAGAGCTCAGGCATCTACTACACaaggaaatgaaaaaaaagttcATGGTACCAATGATAACGCTGAATATACAACTCATAATAGAGGAAGGAATTCCACAACAACTAATTTTACAAATAGACATAGCAGAGtaacatttaataataacaatgaaGGTACATATTATGCTGGACATAATAACAATACTAGTACTAGTCATGGAAACAGACATAATGATCCCCATGAAGAAGCTG AACCTAAAAagggaaagaaaaaaagagtTACCGAAGAAGGTTCAAAAGAAAGTGGGAAGATTAATGTTGGAGATAGTTATCAGGTGTCAAATTTGCcaaattttttcttatgtaGATCTGAattaatgtataaaaattatgatactCAAGAAAATACGAATGACCAGATGTGCCTGTCTTGTTCAGGCTTACCGTGTCATTGTAAAGTAGGAGAAGCAACATTAGTATATTCTCCCATAATGTTAGAAAGGGTAAGAGAGAGatgtttaaaaaatagaGGATACCATAAATgtgtaaaaaatgaaatagaaTTATCAGCATATGTACAAGAATGTGCAAAAAGCTGGAAATCAAATATTGATGAATGGGTACCTTTTTCACCTGAATatgcatataaattattacattATGCAAATTATGATCCACATAAAGCTATAAGTATAATGAAATCATCCGAATTTTCATTTCGGAAAATTATGGATCCTCCAACAAGGaaatatcaaaataaatGGAAACCAAAAGACAAAAGAGAACACATTTCAAAAAACCCTTTCCCTTCTCCTTTGACCATAAGAACATATTTATCCAAGCGACATCACAACAGTGGATATCACTTGAGATAA
- a CDS encoding phosphomethylpyrimidine kinase, putative, with translation MEEHPKILSIAGSDSCAGAGMQADLKTAMSLGCHCCTILVVLTAQNTKEVKSIIEVDEKFIVEQLDAIFTDITIEVVKLGVLYSKKIISLIHNYITNINKMREKKLLVVFDPVFVSSSGCMLVENLDYVKYALDLICPLSCIITPNFYECKVILEALNFNIDINNMRTSDLCKLVTEKLNINACLFKSCNIDINTEDENKLYAVDHLCIKNDNDYDTKIKQNISYDVYKLKSKRNPQKDIHGTGCTLSTAISCFLSKKYDIIQACIESKKYIYNCINYAYDLGSKSQGLNHLKAAQHLTDFRELQVIKVD, from the coding sequence atggaAGAACATCCAAAGATTTTGAGCATAGCAGGTAGTGATAGTTGTGCTGGAGCTGGTATGCAAGCTGATTTAAAAACAGCTATGAGTTTAGGTTGTCATTGTTGTACTATTTTAGTTGTATTAACAGCTCAGAATACTAAAGAAGTAAAATCCATTATAGAGGTTGATGAGAAATTTATTGTTGAACAGTTGGATGCAATATTTACAGACATAACAATTGAAGTAGTTAAATTAGGAGTTTTATATtctaagaaaataatatcattaattcataattatataacaaatattaataaaatgagAGAGAAAAAACTACTGGTAGTTTTTGACCCAGTTTTTGTATCAAGTTCTGGATGTATGTTAGTAGAAAACTTAGATTATGTTAAATATGCTTTGGATTTAATTTGCCCCTTAAGTTGTATTATTACACCGAATTTTTATGAATGTAAAGTTATTTTAGAAgctttaaattttaatatagatataaataatatgagaaCAAGTGATCTATGTAAGCTAGTaacagaaaaattaaatattaatgcttgtttatttaaaagctgtaatatagatataaataccgaagatgaaaataaattatatgccGTTGAtcatttatgtataaaaaatgataatgattatgatacaaaaataaaacaaaatatatcttaTGATGTATATAAACTAAAATCAAAAAGAAATCCACAAAAAGATATACATGGAACGGGATGTACTTTATCAACAGCTATATCATGTTTCTTATCCAAgaaatatgatattatacAAGCTTGTATTGAatctaaaaaatatatttataattgtaTTAATTATGCTTATGACCTTGGAAGTAAAAGTCAAGGATTAAATCATTTAAAAGCTGCACAACATTTAACAGACTTCCGTGAATTACAAGTTATTAAAGTTGATTAA
- a CDS encoding 40S ribosomal protein S9, putative has translation MPKSYRNYSKTARNPKRPFEKERLDQELKLIGEYGLKNKREIWRVQYLLAKIRSAARYLLTLDEKSSKRIFQGEALLRRMVRQGLLGENEEKLDYVLGLTLPKLLERRLQTKVFKLGLAKSVHHARVLIRQRHIRVGKQMVDIPSFLVRVDSEKHIDFATTSPFGGARPGRVKRKSLKKQKEKTEAEAE, from the exons atgccAAAAAGTTACAGGAATTATTCTAAAACAGCAAGGAATCCAAAACGTCCATTTGAAAAG gaACGTTTAGATCAggaattaaaattaataggTGAATATggattaaaaaataaaagagaaaTATGGAG aGTTCAATACTTATTAGCCAAAATAAGATCAGCTGCAAGGTACTTATTAACCTTAGATGAAAAGAGCTCTAAAAGAATATTTCAAGGAGAAGCTTTATTAAGAAGAATGGTTCGTCAAGGTTTATTAggagaaaatgaagaaaagtTAGATTACGTTTTAGGTTTAACTTTGCCAAAATTATTAGAGAGGAGATTACAAACTAAAGTTTTTAAACTTGGATTAGCAAAATCTGTACATCATGCAAGAGTATTAATAAGACAAAGACATATAAGAGTTGGTAAACAAATGGTTGATATTCCATCATTCTTAGTTCGTGTTGATTCCGAAAAACACATCGATTTTGCTACTACCTCACCTTTTGGTGGTGCAAGACCAGGAAGAGTAAAGAGAAAATCtttgaaaaaacaaaaagaaaaaaccgAAGCCGAAgcagaataa
- a CDS encoding U6 snRNA-associated Sm-like protein LSm2, putative, translated as MLFFTFFQQLAEKNHHVTVELKNDLQISGVLHSVDQYLNIKLTNVSVNNPEKYPHLLSIKSCFVRGSVVRYVFLPSNEIDVQKLHHMCRQEAKMVAEKEKEKK; from the exons ATG cttttttttacattttttcaaCAACTAGCTGAGAAAAATCATCATGTTACTGtcgaattaaaaaatgatttacAAATATCAGGAGTTTTGCATTCAGTTGatcaatatttaaatataaaattaacgAATGTGTCAGTAAATAATCCAGAGAAATATCCTCATTTG tTATCGATAAAATCATGTTTTGTTAGAGGATCTGTAGTTAGATATGTTTTCTTACCTTCAAATGAGATTGATGTTCAAAAGTTACATCATATGTGCAGACAAGAAGCAAAAATGGTAGCcgagaaagaaaaagaaaagaaataa
- a CDS encoding protein phosphatase PPM9, putative produces MSLLTNYRGKNNNETMITERSVNNVNESDKVNNIKEMNNVNDMNNINNAEKIIEYNSINDLKYCKSIIDIVNYIITIGIWEMYTYEWVFNRKTFLYYHTLLEKYYFYDKNNNLTLFNEKSFFLYVCTFENNEFVSDFFFQRNKKKKELKLTSYTKTMQGRRKKQEDRYLVITDLTKYIDSNDYKTLYFYKKNPLYFYSIFDGHRGIKACEYCMSHIIKNIIYYFYNQNMEDDQSSTTINKLNSNDINISPDKRRKFDNVKNEDIPLGDSTININNINDMCNINNNINKCNENFNDLHIEGDNTNDNNYCMNNKTEEERKENLFINTTSKNDYFLKNISSVNHISNDNILNNIHTNKKDIENNTPIKNKDKRLIDSSYLNTISDDVEYRKKRKVEEMHIIKQNINNKNEYINLNISEECSNNIDQTHNNKKKKISDNSNSYEKLKFLDELTDEQIMEYIKLAFLKTDEQFLKVSKFPNHGCTIISLIIFRNKMFVANLGDCRAIGVVNISNTLKTEVLSNDHKPNDPKEKERIKKMGGDVICLQNVYRVKANARKNNKDKPSLLERLSMKEEVYLAVSRAIGDKDFKFNNVISATPDVICKEIYSEKCNEKKEEKEITKRTNVIEKSDIDENYFKETDNLYYSAHEVNYHYVVMACDGVWDTMSNKDIVKILQTYNNDPDKACSEIIKTAYAYGSQDNLTAMLLKFY; encoded by the exons atgaGTTTATTAACCAATTATAGAGgtaagaataataatgaaaccATGATAACAGAAAGGAGTGTTAATAATGTGAATGAATCTGATAaagttaataatataaaagaaatgaataatgtgaatgatatgaataatattaataatgcaGAGAAGATAATTGAATATAATAGTATAAATgatttaaaatattgtaaAAGTATTATAGACattgtaaattatattataactatTGGTATATGGGAAATGTATACATACGAATGGGTATTTAATAGAAAGacgtttttatattatcatacatTATTagagaaatattatttttatgacaaaaataataatttgacTTTATTTAATGAGaagtctttttttttatatgtatgcacatttgaaaataatgaatttgtatctgattttttttttcaaaggaataaaaaaaaaaaagaattaaaattaaCTAGTTATACAAAAACTATGCAAGGTAGAAGAAAAAAGCAAGAAGATCGTTACCTTGTTATAACTGATCTTACTAAATATATTGATtcaaatgattataaaactttatatttttataaaaaaaatccaTTATACTTTTATTCAATATTTGATGGCCATAGAGGAATAAAAGCTTGTGAATATTGTATGAGTcacattataaaaaatattatttattatttttataatcaaaATATGGAAGATGATCAATCTTCTACtactattaataaattaaattctaatgatattaatatatcacctgataaaagaagaaaatttgATAATGTAAAGAATGAGGACATACCATTAGGTGATTCaacaattaatataaataatataaatgatatgtgtaatataaataataatataaacaaatgtaatgaaaattttaatgATTTACATATAGAAGGagataatacaaatgataataattattgcATGAACAATAAAACagaagaagaaagaaaagaaaatttatttattaatacaacatctaaaaatgattatttcttaaaaaatatttcttctgTTAATCATATATCAAATgacaatattttaaataatattcataccaataaaaaagatattgaaaataacacaccaataaaaaataaagataaaagaTTAATTGATAGTTCGTATTTAAATACTATTAGTGATGATGTAGAATATaggaagaaaagaaaagttgAGGAAATGCATATTATTAagcaaaatataaataataagaatgaatatattaatttgaaTATATCTGAAGAATGTTCCAATAATATAGACCAAActcataataataagaagaagaaaatatctGATAATTCCAATtcttatgaaaaattaaaatttctAGACGAATTAACAGATGAACAAATaatggaatatataaaactagCCTTTTTAAAAACTGATGAACAATTTTTAAAAGTATCAAAATTTCCTAACCATGGCTGTACtattatttcattaattatatttagaaATAAAATGTTTGTAGCTAACTTGGGAGATTGTAGAGCCATAGGGGTTGTTAATATAAGTAACACtttg AAAACGGAAGTGTTGTCAAATGATCATAAGCCCAATGATCCTAAAGAGAAGGAGAGGATCAAAAAAATGGGAGGAGATGTCATATGCTTACAAAATGTTTATCGTGTTAAGGCAAATGCTAGAAAG AATAATAAAGACAAGCCTAGTTTACTTGAGAGGCTTTCCATGAAGGAGGAAGTATATCTTGCAg tttcaAGAGCTATTGGTGACAAAGactttaaatttaataatgtcATTTCAGCTACTCCTGATGTTATatgtaaagaaatatatagtGAAAAATGTAATGAgaagaaagaagaaaaggaaaTTACAAAACGTACTAATGTTATTGAAAAAAGCGATATTgatgaaaattattttaaggAGActgataatttatattattcagcTCACGAAGTGAATTATCATTATGTTGTTATGGCATGTGATGGAGTATGGGATACCATGTCTAATAAG gaTATCgttaaaatattacaaacatataataacGATCCGGATAAAGCATGTAgcgaaataataaaaacggCTTATGCCTATGGTAGTCAG GATAATTTAACCGCTATGTTGCTCAAATTTTATTGA